Genomic window (Phycisphaerales bacterium):
CCACCTCCGCGGCGGTGCTCGGCGCGCTTGGGGCGCTGGCATTGGTGTACGTCCTCAGCCAGCGCCGCGGCCTGCTCGATCCAATCACGCTCGTGCTCGTCGGCGTGGTGGTCGCCATCATGTGCGGGGCGGGAACGCAGCTGCTCAAGAGCCTGATGCCCGACCAGGGTGTCGCGGCATCGCGGCTGCTCAGGGGGATGCTGTCGGACGACGTGCCGCGCGGGCAGCTTGCACTCGTAGGAGGGCTCACGCTCGCCAGCATCGTCGCGGGTGCCTGGGCAGGACCGGCGATGGATGCCGCGGCGCTGGGTGACGACGAGGCCCGCAGCGTCGGCGTGGGCCTTGGAAGGCTGCGCACGCTTCTCTTCGTGCTCTCGGGCGTGCTGGCGGCATCGAGCGTGGTCATCGCCGGCCCAGTTGGCTTCGTCGGCCTCATCTGCCCGCACGCGGCGAGGCTGCTGCTCGGCCCATCGCACCGAGTGCTGGTGGTGGGGGCGGCCGTGAGCGGCGCGACGCTCGTGATCGGCGCGGACGCGGCCACGCGCCTCATCGACTTCGGCTCGGGCCACCCGCCGATCTCGATACTCACGAGCCTGCTGGGAGGGCCCGTGCTGGTGCTGCTCCTGAGGCGGCGGCCGGCTCAGTGAGGGCGGCCGTCAGGCCTTGCCGGAAGCTGGTGACACGCGCATCTCTGGGGACATCCACGTGGAGGTTGCCGCATGCGCGTCACGCCCGCCTTCTTCTTCTTGATCATCTTCCTTGCTTTCCTCGCGCCCGCTTCGCTCGCCCAGAACGGCTCCTGGCAGATGCCGCTCTTCCAGGGCGAGGCGTTCCGCCCGGAGTTCTCCGCTCGCGACCTCAAGGTCATGACCCGGGTGCTCCAGCTCTCGCCGGAAGCACAGAAGTCGCTGCAGGACCTGTACGACGGCTACGCGGCGCAGCTGAATGACGAGATCAACCGGCTCAAGGCGCAGTGCTACGACGAAGTTGACCGGGCCGAGCTCATGAACAACGACGAGATGCTCGAGCCTGTGCGCGAACGCGTCAAGGCATTCAAAGCGCGTGCCGAGCAGATCAAGCAGCAGTTCCTCACCGACCTCAAAAGCCTGCTCACGCGCGAGCAGGAGGCCAACTGGCCCACGCTGGAGCGGGAGCTCCGACGCATCCGCCGCATCCCCCGCGGCCAGCTCTGCGGCGAGGCCGTGGATGTGGTCGGCATCGCCGAAGAGGCAGTGGAGGGGCGCGACATGCCCGCGCCCCTCGCGGAGGTGCTGCTGCGGTACCGCACGGAGATCGATCACGCCCTCACCACACGCGACACGTACCTCGAAGGCGAGGGCAAGGACTATTACGAGCTGGTGAAGAAGGACGCCGCGCGGGCGACGGAGGTCTGGAAGGAAGCCCTGCGGCTGCGGCTCACGGTGCGCGACACCAACGAGCGGTACGCGCGACTGGTCGCGGCCGAGTTGCCCGAGGACCGGCGCAGCGGCTTCGAGCAGCGCGTGTTCGCGTCCAGCTACCCGATGCTGCACCGGCCCACGCGCCTGGACCAGTACATCGAGGACGCCCTCCGCCTGCCGGAACTGTCACCCGAGCAGAAGCAGCAGATCGAGGCCGTGCGCCGCCAGCGCAAGGAGAAGACAGAGGCGTGGGCCCGGCGCGCGGCCGCGGGTTGGCGGAAGTTCCAGGAAGAGGAAATGCCCGAGTCGCTGGCGCAGGCCATCGGCAGGCCGCAGCGCAAAGAGCGGGCCATCATGTTCAACGGCTCATGGCTGAGCGAGGACCACCCGCTGGTGAAGGCACGCACGGAGCGCGTGGAACTGGAGCGAACGCTCAAGGCGCAGGTGGACGCGGCCCTCACCCGCGAGCAGCGCGAGGCGATCCCCGCCCGGCTGAATGACATGGCCAAGTTCGAGGTCTGGACCAACCACGGGATCTGAGGCACGCGGAGTCAGTCGCGTCCCTTTTCGTTCGGGGGCGACTCGGGATCGCGCGGCTTGTAGGCGAGCAGGAACGCCCGCCGCTTCTCCGCAAAGGCGCGCAGCGAGCGCGAGCGCCCCTGCCCCTCGCCTGGCGGCGTATCGGCCGTCGCGCGGTCGAAGGCCTCGAACGGCGTCTCCCGCCGCGTTTCCGCCCGCACGTAGGGCTCAATCAGCGTCCGGAGCTCGCGCACTCTGGGCCCGAGGTGGTCCCAGTTGAGCGACCGGTCAGCGAGGGACCGGACCTTCTCGAGGTAACGCTCGCGGAGCGCTGGCACCCGCAGCAGACGGCTACGGAGCGGCTTGCGGAGGTCGTCCATACCGATGAGCGGATCGAGCTCGACACCGCCGCGGGCCTGCGGCCGCCGCTCGTTCCCTTCCCGGGGCGGCTCGTGGCCATCGCGCGGGCGCGGCGTATCGCGGTCTCCGGGGCGCTGCTCGGGGGGAGGCCCGCCAGGGCCGCCGCCTGGTCCACGCCGCCCGCCCGGCCCACCGCCGGGCGAGAACGCCTCGTTCATGTCGTGCGGAATGAGGTGGAACACGCCCTTGCTGTCGCGGTAGATGCTGTAATCACTCGCCCGCACCCAGTAGCCGTCCATATTGACGAGCGCGTTGTCGAGCGCGAGGAACCACAGCGCGCCGTCGATGTCCAGCATCGGCGCGAGCTTGTCCTCCAGCTCCTCCAGCGGCGTCTCGGTCAGCACGCGGCAGAGCTCGATGAGCGCCCGCCAGTCCTCCTCGCGGTCCTTGCTCTTGATCTGGTACTTCGCGCGGTAGGGCTCGATCTCCTCGCCAAGGTAGTCCAGCCCCGACGAGCCGTTGGGTGAGCCCTTGACCTTCCAGCGTGCGCCCTTGGCGTCCTTGCCAGACTCAAACCGCTCGGCCACGAACACCGAGTCGAACTGCTCGGTGTTGACGTACACGCCCCAGCTCTCACCGTTGATCACCACGCGCGCGAACGCGGCCCTGGGCGCCGCGATGTGCTCGTTGGCGATCAGCGAGTACAGCACCGTGCTCATCATCGAGGGGTCGGCGTGGGCGTTAAGCAGGTTCAGCGTCTTCTTGCCGTGCACGCGCAGCTTGCTGTCCGTGAAGTCGACCGAGATGTTGAGCGACCGCTTGTACCCCGCCTGCACCGCGAAGAACGAGGAGGCCCCGCGGAACGACACCCCCACGCCTGGGTACTTCCGGCCGTCGAGCGTGAGCGTCGCCGGCACCTCGACATCGGTGTTGTAGAAGTCGGCGAGCTCCTGCTCCCAATCATCGCTGTCGAACTCGAGGAAGAACGTGCGGACGGCGGACGTGTCGTACAGGGCCGTGCTCTTGACGGGCTTCACATCGGCAGGCGATACCCGCTCGCCGGGCTTCGCCTCCTCCCGTGCGCCCGGGCCGAAGTTGCCCAAGGGACCGCCCGGGCCGCCCGGGCCGCCGCCGGGACGTCGCTGCGGATTGTCCTTCAGGTACTCGCGGGCCTTGCGGCGTTCCTCGCGGCTGAGCTGCCCGTTCTTGTCCGCGTCGAAGCGGGCGAGAAGCTTGCGTTCCTGCCCGCCGGGGCCGCCCATGCCGGGGCCGCCGCGCCCGCGCATCGGCGCCGGCGACTGGTCCGGGCGGGGCCGCTCATCGCGCGGCGGCTCGGGCTGGGCCGTCGCGGTCGTGCCGATAAGGGTGAGCAAGGTGGCAGCGAGCGGGGCGAGCATCCTCAGGTGAGTCGGGGGCATAGTGCATCCTTGGCGGGCAATCGAGTGCCCGTCGAACGCCGTCGCCCTCCGAGTATTGCCGCTACACGTTGAAGTACTTCGCCTCGGGGTGGTGCACGATGATCGCGCTCGTGCTCTGCTCGGGGTCGATCTGGAAGTTCTCGGTGAGCGTGCAGCCGATCCGCTCGGGCTTCAGCAGCCGGAACAGGTTCTGTTGCATCGACATGTCCGGGCACGCGGGGTACCCGAAGCTGTAGCGGCTGCCGCGGTAGTGCTGCGTGAACAGCTCTTTGATCCGCGGCGAGTCCTCGTTAGCGATGCCCATCTCCTGCCGCATCCGCTTGTGCCAGAACTCGGCGAGGGCCTCGGCGGTCTCAACGCCCAGCCCGTGGAGGTAGAGGTAGTCGGTGTACTTGTGGGCCTCGAACAGCTTCTTCGCGGCCTCGCTCGCCCGCGGTCCCATGGTGACGCAGTGCAGGCCGATGACGTCGACCTCGCCGGATTCGATGGGGCGGAAGAAGTCGGAGATGCAGAGGCGGCGCTTGTCGCCCTGGCGGGGGAAGGTGAGCCGCTCGAGAACTCTGGGTACCCCGCCGCTCCGCGGCGGATCTTCGTTGGGCCGGGTCATCGCCGCCGCCTTGAGGACTTCCGCATCAACCTGGAAGCCGCCGCGGAGCGGCGGGGTACCCACGGACCCCGGGTCCCAGATGACAAGGTCGTCACCGTCGGCATTGCACGGGAAGTACCCGTACACCACCGCGGGCTGAAGCACGCGTTCATCGCGGCACTTCTTCTTGAGCGACTCAAACACCGGCACGACCTCGTCCTCGATGAACGCGTCGTACTCGGCGTCGCTCTTCGCCCCCTTCTTCACCTGCCATTGGCCACGGAAGAGGGCGACGGGGTTGATGAAGGGGTAGATGTCGTTGAGGTCCAGGTCGGTGACGACGCGCGAACCAAAGAACGGCGCCACCGGCACCGGAGCAGTGGGGGACACGTCGGACCGCACCCGCTCCCTGATGGTGCCACTTTGCCACTCCGCCACTTTGCCACTTCCGCCATTCGCCGCGGCCAGCTTCTCGATCCGTGTCTTGTTGATCTGCTCCTCGGCCATCGTCCGCTTGCTCTGCCGCTCCGAAGCCTCGCGCAGCAGCACGTCGGTCTTGCCCGCCGTCACGTGGTCCATGATGCGGAGGCCGTCGAACGCGTCCTTGCCGTAGATGCACGCGCCCTCGTAGGTGCTGCGGAGGTGGCTCTCGCAGTAGTGGCGGGTGAGGGCCGCGCCGCCGAGCACGACGGGGGCCTTGATGCCCAGCCCGTTGAGCTCCTTGAGGTTCTCCTCCATCACGTTAACCGACTTGACCAGCAGACCCGACATACCGATGGCGTCGGCCTGGTGCTCGCGCCAGGCCTTCACGATGTCCGTGATCGGCTGCTTGATGCCCAGGTTCACGACCGTGTAGCCGTTGTTGGTGAGGATGATGTCGACGAGGTTCTTGCCGATGTCGTGCACGTCGCCCTTCACGGTCGCGAGCACGATCTTGCCCTTGGACTGCTTCCCATCGGGGCCCGCCTTCTTCTCCATCAGCGGTTCGAGCTGCGACACGGCCATCTTCATCACCTCGGCCGACTGCAGCACGAACGGCAGCTGCATCTGCCCGCTGCCGAAGAGCTCGCCCACGGTCTTCATGCC
Coding sequences:
- a CDS encoding vitamin B12 dependent-methionine synthase activation domain-containing protein; this translates as QDVVGIAEEDPEGLAHAFIVIDDHQGPAKAGGCGGTTPEHIKQLAGMVEQFNRRGAVAGIAAAASRTGGQAASGTKGVTSLYSVADYRQDTSILIIGERMNASGSRAFKKLLEAEDFDGIVSLAREQVRHDGAHVLDLNVDYAGRDNARDAAEVVRRVVRQVNAPLMLDSTQIATLEAGLKCFGGKAIINSANFEDGEHKFDAICGLAKKYGAALVIGSIDEDKEASMARTADRKLSIAERGYQRAVEVHGLDPADLLFDPLVLPISTGMESDRRSALETIEGVRRIAARFPECQTTVGLSNVSFGLKPAARVVLNSVFLHELQEAGLTSAILHFSKILPKNRIPQEQWDAALDLIYDRRREGFDPLNVFIELFKDVEASTGAKKEKKQLTVEEQLRAHIIDGEKEGLAETLKAALTKYAPLDIINDHLLDGMKTVGELFGSGQMQLPFVLQSAEVMKMAVSQLEPLMEKKAGPDGKQSKGKIVLATVKGDVHDIGKNLVDIILTNNGYTVVNLGIKQPITDIVKAWREHQADAIGMSGLLVKSVNVMEENLKELNGLGIKAPVVLGGAALTRHYCESHLRSTYEGACIYGKDAFDGLRIMDHVTAGKTDVLLREASERQSKRTMAEEQINKTRIEKLAAANGGSGKVAEWQSGTIRERVRSDVSPTAPVPVAPFFGSRVVTDLDLNDIYPFINPVALFRGQWQVKKGAKSDAEYDAFIEDEVVPVFESLKKKCRDERVLQPAVVYGYFPCNADGDDLVIWDPGSVGTPPLRGGFQVDAEVLKAAAMTRPNEDPPRSGGVPRVLERLTFPRQGDKRRLCISDFFRPIESGEVDVIGLHCVTMGPRASEAAKKLFEAHKYTDYLYLHGLGVETAEALAEFWHKRMRQEMGIANEDSPRIKELFTQHYRGSRYSFGYPACPDMSMQQNLFRLLKPERIGCTLTENFQIDPEQSTSAIIVHHPEAKYFNV
- a CDS encoding CotH kinase family protein, whose amino-acid sequence is MPPTHLRMLAPLAATLLTLIGTTATAQPEPPRDERPRPDQSPAPMRGRGGPGMGGPGGQERKLLARFDADKNGQLSREERRKAREYLKDNPQRRPGGGPGGPGGPLGNFGPGAREEAKPGERVSPADVKPVKSTALYDTSAVRTFFLEFDSDDWEQELADFYNTDVEVPATLTLDGRKYPGVGVSFRGASSFFAVQAGYKRSLNISVDFTDSKLRVHGKKTLNLLNAHADPSMMSTVLYSLIANEHIAAPRAAFARVVINGESWGVYVNTEQFDSVFVAERFESGKDAKGARWKVKGSPNGSSGLDYLGEEIEPYRAKYQIKSKDREEDWRALIELCRVLTETPLEELEDKLAPMLDIDGALWFLALDNALVNMDGYWVRASDYSIYRDSKGVFHLIPHDMNEAFSPGGGPGGRRGPGGGPGGPPPEQRPGDRDTPRPRDGHEPPREGNERRPQARGGVELDPLIGMDDLRKPLRSRLLRVPALRERYLEKVRSLADRSLNWDHLGPRVRELRTLIEPYVRAETRRETPFEAFDRATADTPPGEGQGRSRSLRAFAEKRRAFLLAYKPRDPESPPNEKGRD
- a CDS encoding iron ABC transporter permease, with amino-acid sequence MPRTRDILALCLLMGLLGAAVVWRLMIGGGGDTPEMTSLMLEVRQWRVVSGLVVGAALGVSGVLLQSLLRNPLASPDLLGLASGAGLGVMAIVYIGYLAGLGIAATDLGGSGVGWTTTSAAVLGALGALALVYVLSQRRGLLDPITLVLVGVVVAIMCGAGTQLLKSLMPDQGVAASRLLRGMLSDDVPRGQLALVGGLTLASIVAGAWAGPAMDAAALGDDEARSVGVGLGRLRTLLFVLSGVLAASSVVIAGPVGFVGLICPHAARLLLGPSHRVLVVGAAVSGATLVIGADAATRLIDFGSGHPPISILTSLLGGPVLVLLLRRRPAQ